A DNA window from Actinomadura coerulea contains the following coding sequences:
- a CDS encoding spermidine synthase: MSVVVESPSRSDRAARSGRWRSTALVGIYTLASLVGAGLLFVVQPMVTKMILPAYGGSPMVWNTAVLFFQGALLLGYGYAHFAQRLGAGKQPILHAVLILLPLPLLPIAAPEWVGAPASAPPALWLLLVLTVMVGAPFTAVAATSPLIQRWYSWSDLPRSGDPYFLYAAGNTGSLLALLSYPLFIEPAAEVRGQATWWAIGYGVFVTLMAACAVVVRRAARPGADDAPEPGPAEETTAQDARKDTGEERIDWRRRGRWLFLAFVPSSLMLGVTAHMSTDIAPVPLMWVIPLALYLVTFIVAFALRTHRRLPAAVVVSAVAAVVLPWTLIRGGIGYAPAAIALDLALLAVAGLTCHGLLAADRPAPRRLTEFFFVTSVGGALGGLFNGIAAPLVFNWTAELPVVVASLGLLPLAARWPARRIPGPALTRWAFLVTAPPAALLLCFMHTPTLRCAGFALAAAWILLIARRPRVLAAVAVLAVLVPFTVKQAHNTDRERTFFGQYQVRLTDERATFVHGTTVHGFQLRAPGQRMTPVSYYARRGPIGDVFAAYGARPPSGRVAVVGLGAGGLAAYGRAGQQMDFFEIDPAVVRIARDPRYFTYLRDCGCRARTIVGDGRLELQRAPDHSYGMILLDAFSSDAVPTHLLTRQAIGLYARKLAVGGVLVFNVSNRNLELAPMLGATGRAAGLATLTASDTAPKGDRLSFSSEWVAMARSADDLRPLAVRSARWHQIRGGGPVWTDAHSALFELLKMNRR; encoded by the coding sequence TTGAGCGTCGTCGTCGAGTCCCCGAGCCGGAGCGACCGGGCAGCGCGGAGCGGGCGGTGGCGGTCGACCGCCCTGGTCGGGATCTACACCCTGGCCAGCCTGGTCGGGGCGGGCCTGCTCTTCGTGGTGCAGCCGATGGTCACCAAGATGATCCTGCCGGCGTACGGCGGATCGCCGATGGTGTGGAACACGGCGGTGCTGTTCTTCCAGGGGGCGCTGCTGCTCGGTTACGGGTACGCGCATTTCGCTCAGCGGCTCGGCGCCGGAAAGCAGCCGATCCTCCACGCGGTCCTCATTCTGCTGCCGCTCCCGCTGCTTCCCATCGCCGCGCCGGAATGGGTGGGCGCCCCGGCGTCCGCTCCACCCGCGCTGTGGCTCCTGCTGGTGCTGACCGTCATGGTCGGCGCGCCGTTCACGGCGGTCGCCGCGACCAGCCCGCTGATCCAGCGCTGGTACTCCTGGTCGGACCTGCCGCGCTCCGGCGACCCGTACTTCCTCTACGCGGCCGGGAACACCGGAAGCCTGCTGGCGCTGCTGTCCTACCCGCTCTTCATCGAGCCGGCGGCCGAGGTGCGCGGCCAGGCGACCTGGTGGGCGATCGGCTACGGCGTGTTCGTGACGCTGATGGCCGCGTGCGCGGTGGTGGTCCGACGGGCGGCCCGGCCCGGCGCGGACGACGCTCCCGAACCGGGGCCCGCGGAGGAGACCACCGCCCAGGACGCGCGGAAGGACACGGGGGAGGAGCGCATCGACTGGCGCCGGCGCGGCCGCTGGCTGTTCCTCGCGTTCGTGCCGTCCTCGCTCATGCTGGGCGTCACGGCGCACATGTCCACCGACATCGCGCCCGTGCCGCTGATGTGGGTGATCCCGCTGGCGCTGTACCTGGTCACCTTCATCGTGGCGTTCGCGCTGCGCACGCACCGCCGGCTGCCCGCCGCGGTCGTCGTTTCGGCGGTCGCCGCGGTCGTGCTGCCCTGGACGCTGATCAGAGGGGGGATCGGGTACGCGCCGGCGGCCATCGCGCTCGACCTGGCCCTGCTCGCGGTGGCGGGCCTCACCTGCCACGGCCTGCTGGCCGCCGACCGGCCGGCCCCCCGGCGCCTGACGGAGTTCTTCTTCGTCACCTCGGTCGGCGGCGCGCTCGGCGGTCTGTTCAACGGCATCGCGGCCCCGCTGGTCTTCAACTGGACCGCGGAACTCCCGGTGGTGGTGGCGAGCCTCGGCCTGCTGCCACTGGCGGCGCGGTGGCCGGCGCGGCGCATCCCGGGGCCCGCGCTCACCCGGTGGGCGTTCCTCGTGACCGCGCCGCCCGCCGCGCTGCTGCTGTGCTTCATGCACACGCCGACGCTGCGCTGCGCCGGATTCGCGCTGGCCGCGGCCTGGATCCTGCTGATCGCCCGGCGGCCCCGCGTACTGGCGGCCGTCGCGGTGCTTGCGGTGCTGGTCCCGTTCACGGTCAAGCAGGCGCACAACACCGACCGGGAGCGCACCTTCTTCGGGCAGTACCAGGTGCGGCTCACCGACGAGCGGGCCACGTTCGTGCACGGGACGACCGTCCACGGCTTCCAGCTCCGCGCTCCCGGGCAGCGCATGACGCCGGTCTCGTACTACGCGCGGCGCGGGCCGATCGGCGACGTGTTCGCCGCCTACGGCGCGCGGCCCCCGTCCGGGCGGGTGGCGGTCGTGGGGCTCGGCGCCGGCGGCCTCGCCGCGTACGGTCGCGCGGGCCAGCAGATGGACTTCTTCGAGATCGACCCGGCGGTGGTCCGCATCGCCCGCGACCCGCGCTACTTCACCTACCTCCGCGACTGCGGCTGCCGCGCGCGGACCATCGTCGGCGACGGCCGCCTGGAACTCCAGCGCGCACCGGACCACTCGTACGGGATGATCCTCCTGGACGCCTTCAGCTCCGACGCGGTGCCGACCCATCTGCTCACCCGGCAGGCCATCGGGCTGTACGCACGCAAGCTCGCGGTGGGCGGCGTCCTGGTCTTCAACGTGTCGAACCGCAACCTGGAACTGGCCCCCATGCTGGGCGCGACCGGCCGGGCGGCCGGGCTGGCGACGCTCACCGCGTCCGACACCGCCCCGAAGGGCGACAGGCTGTCGTTCTCGTCCGAGTGGGTGGCGATGGCCCGGTCGGCGGACGACCTGCGTCCCCTTGCCGTCCGCTCCGCCCGCTGGCACCAGATCCGCGGCGGCGGGCCCGTGTGGACCGACGCCCACTCGGCCCTGTTCGAGCTGCTGAAGATGAACCGCCGCTGA
- a CDS encoding OmpA family protein — translation MSRTSGSAVTGQFRIVNDGQSQLNLHISLFEGGREGDIRSLEANGIGLLDGAGGKLYMPLRTADGKCLCSSLGDKELAPGASLDIYAVFPAPPAGVNRVTVTLPLTVPMQDVPISGNPVRALPDQTDPASVSLASPRVLTVAGVAEGDEQSVDDDGDNRAVRLSSDVLFALNKAELTPQADKLLRGVAKQVDASRGSTVKVDGYTDSSGNNAINQPLSERRATAVADRLKQLVTRTGVTFQTAGHGSADPVAPNDTESGRRKNRRVTASFTMPPPPPAPAGGQPYRWAPGKPASSKTAPFTAQQAKGLQVEVNSMHRDPAGLTTFVWTLRNNGQAQANVGSAFQLDPQYNGRLSPVAQSTDGISIRDTASNVWYYPLRASSAECVCTSLPRGDAKKVLAPGESVTYSGVYRLPADARTVDIDFPWSGQEGLRMKGVAVR, via the coding sequence TTGAGCCGGACGTCCGGCAGCGCAGTCACCGGGCAGTTCCGCATCGTCAACGACGGCCAGAGCCAGCTGAACCTGCACATCAGCCTGTTCGAAGGCGGCCGCGAGGGCGACATCCGCAGCCTGGAGGCCAACGGCATCGGCCTCCTCGACGGTGCGGGCGGGAAGCTCTACATGCCGCTGAGGACGGCCGACGGCAAGTGCCTGTGCTCCTCACTCGGCGACAAGGAACTCGCCCCCGGTGCCTCTCTGGACATCTACGCCGTGTTCCCCGCTCCGCCCGCCGGGGTGAACAGGGTGACGGTGACGCTTCCGCTGACCGTGCCCATGCAGGACGTCCCGATCTCAGGCAACCCCGTCCGGGCGCTGCCGGACCAGACCGATCCGGCTTCGGTGTCCCTGGCGTCACCGCGCGTCCTCACCGTGGCGGGCGTCGCCGAAGGCGACGAGCAGTCCGTGGACGACGACGGCGACAACCGTGCCGTGCGGCTGTCGTCGGACGTGCTGTTCGCGCTGAACAAGGCCGAACTGACCCCGCAGGCCGACAAGCTCCTGCGCGGCGTCGCCAAGCAGGTCGACGCCTCCCGCGGGAGCACGGTCAAGGTCGACGGCTACACCGACTCCAGCGGCAACAACGCCATCAACCAGCCGCTGTCCGAGCGACGCGCCACGGCCGTGGCCGACCGGCTCAAGCAGCTGGTCACCCGCACCGGCGTGACCTTCCAGACCGCCGGGCACGGATCGGCCGACCCCGTGGCCCCGAACGACACCGAAAGCGGACGCCGCAAGAACCGCCGGGTCACCGCGAGCTTCACCATGCCTCCCCCTCCGCCCGCCCCGGCGGGCGGACAGCCCTACCGCTGGGCGCCCGGCAAGCCGGCCTCGTCCAAGACGGCCCCCTTCACCGCGCAACAGGCCAAGGGCCTGCAAGTGGAGGTGAACTCCATGCACCGCGATCCGGCGGGCCTGACCACTTTCGTCTGGACGTTGCGCAACAACGGCCAAGCCCAGGCGAACGTGGGCTCGGCGTTCCAGCTGGACCCCCAGTACAACGGCAGGCTGAGCCCCGTGGCGCAGAGCACGGACGGCATCTCCATCCGCGACACGGCCAGCAACGTCTGGTACTACCCGCTGCGCGCATCGAGCGCCGAGTGCGTCTGCACGTCCCTGCCCCGCGGTGACGCGAAGAAGGTCCTCGCCCCCGGGGAGAGCGTGACCTACTCGGGCGTCTACCGGCTTCCCGCCGATGCCCGGACGGTGGACATCGACTTCCCCTGGTCCGGCCAGGAGGGCCTCCGCATGAAGGGCGTCGCCGTCAGGTGA
- a CDS encoding Flp family type IVb pilin produces the protein MNPILPLYVHTDTFVRNRADDVQDFVRTRIERIRDAEDRGASAIEYAGLVLIAGIIVVFLIGAAKNTILPKITDAINQMFGGGEGGDPKKK, from the coding sequence ATGAACCCGATCCTTCCCCTGTACGTGCACACCGACACTTTTGTGCGGAATCGCGCCGACGACGTCCAGGACTTCGTCCGGACCCGGATCGAGCGCATCCGCGACGCGGAGGACCGCGGGGCCAGCGCGATCGAGTACGCCGGCCTGGTGCTGATCGCCGGAATCATCGTCGTCTTCCTCATCGGCGCCGCGAAGAACACCATCCTGCCGAAGATCACCGACGCCATCAACCAGATGTTCGGTGGCGGCGAGGGCGGGGACCCGAAGAAGAAGTAG
- a CDS encoding response regulator encodes MDAARVVVVDDNVVVRSGLVSLLEASGIEVVGEAGDGRTAIEIVERVRPDLVLLDVQMPLVDGVTAAQTLSRVTRVIMLTYTEDPRIVREAIGNGASGYLVHGQFSAQRLADAVHGALRGANPLSEAAVSALVGALREVSARPDPPGADPGAESGGEPDGDPPAGARPPGRPAGAPSDEGERRVARFGLSARELDVMRLIVQGRTNVEIAGHLFLAEKTVKNHVNRIYAKLGVTSRAAAIAQWMGTAGETTR; translated from the coding sequence ATGGACGCTGCCCGAGTCGTCGTCGTCGACGACAATGTCGTCGTGCGGTCCGGATTAGTGTCGCTGCTGGAGGCCTCGGGCATCGAGGTGGTCGGCGAGGCCGGCGACGGCCGGACCGCCATCGAGATCGTGGAGCGGGTGCGGCCCGACCTGGTGCTGCTGGACGTGCAGATGCCGCTGGTCGACGGCGTCACCGCCGCGCAGACGCTGAGCCGCGTCACCAGGGTGATCATGCTGACCTACACCGAGGATCCGCGGATCGTGCGGGAGGCCATCGGCAACGGCGCCTCCGGCTACCTGGTGCACGGCCAGTTCTCCGCGCAGAGGCTGGCCGACGCGGTCCACGGCGCGCTGCGCGGGGCGAACCCGCTGTCGGAGGCCGCGGTGTCGGCCCTCGTGGGGGCGTTACGCGAGGTCTCCGCCCGCCCCGACCCGCCCGGCGCCGACCCCGGCGCGGAATCCGGCGGGGAGCCCGACGGCGACCCGCCGGCGGGGGCCCGCCCACCCGGCCGGCCGGCGGGGGCACCGTCCGACGAGGGCGAGCGGCGGGTCGCACGGTTCGGCCTCTCCGCCCGGGAACTCGACGTGATGCGGTTGATCGTCCAGGGCAGGACGAACGTCGAGATCGCCGGACACCTGTTCCTGGCGGAGAAGACCGTGAAGAACCACGTGAACCGGATATACGCGAAACTCGGCGTCACCTCGCGCGCCGCCGCGATCGCGCAGTGGATGGGAACCGCAGGGGAGACCACCCGGTGA
- a CDS encoding sensor histidine kinase, producing the protein MGDAPGSPGGARAAAWERPIQEELTEQVGGAFQLLLQIRMFITAVTLSLVPLEVEYLGVFLLVLMVALLSWLAGRYWRHVAPRLARHPLLFALDMAASFTVLGLGGTSGPYLLATVATAALAGLLYHWRGMLTVAGLQILCYYVTFAFTIDSLQTPTFQDVLGQPLCYPLAGFAGVALRRQLDANAEQEAARRLAEVKAAAAEERARLAREMHDSLAKTLRGIALAATGLRVWVDRDRDRALAEADRIATACQVASREARSLLSELRRDAVPRSLSQVVAEAARDWSDAAGVPVDCDIAPDIDLPLRVRHEAVAILSEALTNVERHAGAGSVRVRLDRGDGEVRLTVRDDGTGFRPPDLTTLAREGHYGLIGLHERAQRVGGVVKILSTRGEGTTVLVRLPIDERAHRLAEVS; encoded by the coding sequence ATGGGCGACGCGCCGGGTTCGCCGGGGGGCGCCCGGGCCGCGGCCTGGGAGCGGCCGATCCAGGAGGAACTGACCGAGCAGGTCGGCGGAGCCTTCCAGCTGCTCCTGCAGATCCGCATGTTCATCACGGCGGTGACGCTGTCGCTGGTCCCGCTGGAGGTCGAGTACCTGGGCGTCTTCCTTCTCGTCCTGATGGTGGCGCTGCTGTCCTGGCTGGCCGGACGGTACTGGCGCCATGTCGCCCCCCGCCTCGCGCGCCACCCCCTGCTGTTCGCGCTCGACATGGCCGCCTCGTTCACGGTGCTCGGCCTCGGCGGCACGTCCGGCCCGTACCTGCTGGCGACCGTCGCCACCGCCGCCCTCGCGGGCCTGCTCTACCACTGGCGCGGCATGCTGACGGTGGCCGGGCTCCAGATCCTCTGCTACTACGTCACGTTCGCGTTCACGATCGACTCCCTGCAGACCCCGACCTTCCAGGACGTCCTCGGACAGCCCCTGTGCTACCCGCTCGCGGGGTTCGCCGGCGTGGCGCTGCGCCGGCAGCTCGACGCCAACGCCGAGCAGGAGGCGGCCCGCCGGCTGGCCGAGGTCAAGGCGGCCGCGGCCGAGGAGCGCGCCCGCCTGGCCCGCGAGATGCACGACTCGCTGGCCAAGACGCTGCGCGGCATCGCCCTGGCCGCCACGGGGCTGCGCGTCTGGGTCGACCGGGACCGGGACCGGGCCCTCGCCGAGGCCGACCGCATCGCCACCGCCTGCCAGGTCGCCTCCCGGGAGGCGCGCAGCCTGCTGTCGGAGCTGCGCCGCGACGCCGTCCCGCGCTCGCTGTCGCAGGTGGTCGCCGAGGCCGCGCGGGACTGGTCCGACGCCGCGGGCGTCCCGGTGGACTGCGACATCGCCCCGGACATCGACCTGCCTCTGCGGGTGCGCCACGAGGCCGTGGCGATCCTGTCCGAGGCGCTGACCAACGTCGAGCGGCACGCCGGAGCCGGTTCGGTGCGGGTCCGGCTGGACCGCGGGGACGGCGAGGTGCGGCTGACGGTACGCGACGACGGGACGGGATTCCGCCCGCCCGACCTCACCACGCTGGCGCGGGAGGGCCACTACGGGTTGATCGGCCTGCACGAGCGGGCCCAGCGGGTCGGCGGCGTCGTGAAGATCCTTTCGACCCGGGGAGAGGGCACGACCGTGCTGGTCAGGCTGCCCATCGACGAGCGAGCGCACCGATTGGCCGAGGTGAGTTGA